The following are encoded together in the Nicotiana tabacum cultivar K326 unplaced genomic scaffold, ASM71507v2 Un00001, whole genome shotgun sequence genome:
- the LOC142178805 gene encoding uncharacterized protein LOC142178805, with amino-acid sequence MIVVYNVRVKSCPRMGREVGSKGGKGDKEAYRLRVGSWNIETLTANSSFPKREEHLVTFRSTVATTQIDYLLCRKCDRGLCMDCKVIPSECLMTQHRLIVMDLGIKRNRKKRAVCSQPRVKWGNLTKDKAQELGERLLAMGAWKNSGDGTALWAMKAKYIREAAREVLGVTKGYPRRRIGDWW; translated from the exons ATGATTGTGGTTTATAATGTGAGAGTAAAGTCATGTCCTCGGATGGGGCGGGAGGTGGGTAGCAAGGGTGGGAAAGGGGACAAGGAAGCTTATAGGCTAAGAGTTGGGTCCTGGAACATAGAGACGTTGACAG CTAACTCGAGTTTCCCAAAAAGGGAGGAGCACCTGGTCACTTTCCGGAGTACGGTGGCCACGACTCAGATAGACTATCTTCTCTGTAGGAAATGTGATAGAGGTCTTTGCATGGATTGCAAGGTCATCCCGAGTGAGTGTCTCATGACCCAACATAGGCTCATAGTAATGGATCTGGGGATCAAGAGGAATAGAAAGAAGAGAGCAGTGTGCAGTCAACCTAGAGTCAAGTGGGGAAACTTGACTAAGGACAAAGCCCAGGAGTTAGGAGAGAGGTTGTTGGCGATGGGGGCATGGAAGAATAGTGGGGATGGGACTGCGTTATGGGCCATGAAAGCGAAATACATTAGGGAAGCCGCGAGAGAGGTTTTAGGGGTTACAAAGGGATACCCTAGGAGACGTATAGGGGACTGGTGGTAG